DNA from Flavobacteriales bacterium:
CCGGGTCGAATCCTCCCCGGGCGCTCCTCACGGCCGCATCGCCCATCCCGGTGCGCAGGGCGGCTTGCCGGGCCATGGGGTGGTTCTCGGTCACCAGCCGCACGAAGGCCTCGCGGGTGAGGGTGGCGGGCGTCTGCGCACTGCCGGTTCGGATCGCCCCGGCCATGCCGAGTGCGAGCAGCGCGCGCAAGGCGAATCCGAGGGTGTAGGGCGCTGCCATGGTCATTTGCCTTTCATGCTCACTGGCTCGGGCACCGCGTAGAGGTCCGGCGGGAATCCGTTGATCTGCCGCCACAGCTCATACCAGATGGGCACATTGCTCATGAGCGCGAAGCCCACGCTTCCGCCGCCCACGCGCAGGGCCTTGGGCCAGGGCTCATCATCGGGGTCGGGCGCCACCAGCAGGCGGTACTTGCCGTTTGGGCTGATGAAGTTGTCCACGGCGGCCACACGGCCCCCGAAGGTGCCGTAGCTCGCATTGGGCCAGCCGCTGAAGACGATGCTCGGCCATCCGTCGAACATGAAGCGCACCTTCTGCCCCTTGTTGATCAACGGCATGTCCATGGGGCGCACGTATAGCTCAACCGCCAGGTCGAAGTCCGCGGGCATCACGCTCACCAGTTCGTCGCCCTCCTTCACCGTCTCGCCCACGCCGGTCACCACCGCCTTGGTGATGTAGCCGCGCTGCGGTGCCGTAACGTAATAGTTGCCGGCCCGCACCGTGTAGTTGGCCAGGTCCACCTGCATCTTGCTCACTTCGGCTTCGGTGGTGTAGCGCTGGCTGAGGCTGGCGAACTTCTCGCTCTCGGCCTTGCTCAGCTTGTCGCGGTAGTCGTTGCGTATGCCGTCGAGGTCGAGCTGCGCATTGAGCAGCTCGTTGCGCGCATCCAGCAGTTTGTTGCGGGCATCGATGACGGTGGCCGTGGCGCGCTGCTGAGCCACCTGGCGGCGCTCGAGCTCCACCTTGCTCAGCAGCCCCTCCGTGAACTGCTGCTCCCCGCGCTCGAGCTGCTCCTCCGCCACGCGGATCTCGGTCTCCGCGGCGATTACGCGGATGCTGTCGCTCTGCACCTTGAGCCGGGCCTGCAGGATCTTGTTGCGGGCCTGCTCGAGCTTCACGCGCAGGGCGGCGTTGAGGGCATCGATCTGCGCATCGAGTGAGCGCACCTTCTCATCGTAGCTGCGCGCGGTGAGCTCCTTGGCGGTGATCTGCTCCTGCGTGCGGTCGAGCAGGAGTGGGTCGAAGTATTCGGCCTTCACCTCGCTGAGGCGGAGGATGGTGTCGCCTTTCTGCACCAGCTGGCCTTCCTGCACGAACCACTCCTCGACGCGGCCGGGGATGATGGCGTGGATGGTCTGCGGCCGCTGGTCGGGGCTGAGGCTGGTGACGGTTCCGCGCGCGCGTATGTTCTGCGTCCAGGGCAGGAAGAGGCCGATGAGGACCACGGCGCAGGCGGCGACGAGCCAACGGGAGAACAGCCGGTTGGCGCTGGCGATGCCGATGACGCGGAAGCAGCCGAATGTGCTGCGGTCCAGCGTGGGCACGGGATTGTGCGGGCTCAGGTCAAGCATGGCGTCAGGGCTTCGGTTCGATGCGGCCCTCGCGCAGGTGCAGCACGCGCCGGCACCGGCCCTGCAGCCAGGGGTCATTGCTCACGGCCAGGAGGGTCCATGGGCGCTCGGGCGCGCTGATCCAGCCCAGGAGCTGTTCGCGCTCGCGCGGCTCCCAGTCCTGCAGGCTGTCCTCCAGCAGGATCATGCGCGGCCGGCCGGCGATCGCGCGGGCCTGCACGATGCGCTTCACCAGGCTGCGGGGCAGCCGTGCGCCCTCGGGGTCGAGCTGCGTGAGGAGGCCGTTGGGCAGCAGCGCCAGTTGGTCCATCAGGCCGGTGGCCCGGCAGGCCTCCACCACATCGGGTTCGGTGATCCATTCACGGCCCACGGTGATGTTCTCCATCACGGTCCCGGTGAACACATCGTCATCGCTCAGGCAGTCCCCGATGATCGAGCGCACATCCTCCAGGTCGAGGCTGCTGATGGGGTGTCCATCGAGCATCACGCTGCCCTCCGAGGGCGCCAGGCCTCCGCCCAGGATGCGGAGCAAGGTGG
Protein-coding regions in this window:
- a CDS encoding HlyD family efflux transporter periplasmic adaptor subunit — translated: MLDLSPHNPVPTLDRSTFGCFRVIGIASANRLFSRWLVAACAVVLIGLFLPWTQNIRARGTVTSLSPDQRPQTIHAIIPGRVEEWFVQEGQLVQKGDTILRLSEVKAEYFDPLLLDRTQEQITAKELTARSYDEKVRSLDAQIDALNAALRVKLEQARNKILQARLKVQSDSIRVIAAETEIRVAEEQLERGEQQFTEGLLSKVELERRQVAQQRATATVIDARNKLLDARNELLNAQLDLDGIRNDYRDKLSKAESEKFASLSQRYTTEAEVSKMQVDLANYTVRAGNYYVTAPQRGYITKAVVTGVGETVKEGDELVSVMPADFDLAVELYVRPMDMPLINKGQKVRFMFDGWPSIVFSGWPNASYGTFGGRVAAVDNFISPNGKYRLLVAPDPDDEPWPKALRVGGGSVGFALMSNVPIWYELWRQINGFPPDLYAVPEPVSMKGK